The following nucleotide sequence is from bacterium.
TGTTTCCACCCGAGATGGGGATGACAGTCGCACCGATCTTTTCGGCGCCGTAATGAATACCGAGACCGCCGGTAAAGAGGCCATAACCGTAAGCATTCTGTACAACGTCCTTTTTACCGCAGTCCCCGCAGGCGAGCGTCCGGGCTATAACCTCGGCCCACGTGTCGATATCGTTTCTGGTATAACCTGCAACGATCGGTTTTCCCGTTGTTCCGGACGATGCATGGAGACGCTGAATGTTTTCGAGCGGCTGGGCAAACAGGCCGAAGGGATAATTGTCGCGTAAATCTATTTTCGTGACAGTCGGGAATTTCGAAAGGTCCGAGAGCTGTTTCAGATCGGATGGTTTGATCCCCTGCTTGTCAAATGACTGTTTATAAAAAGGAATTCGCTCGTACGCATAACCGAGAATGAACTTGAGACGTTCGAGTTGGAGTTTTTTACGTTCTTCGATGGACATGCACTCATACTTTTCATTCCATATCATAGATTGTATCCCTCCCTCCTTTATCCTGGTCAACCGCGCTTCAGAATGATGAATTCATGTATTACCAAAACCTTATGCGCACGAAGCTTCATAACCCAATGCAAACGCTTTCAGATTAATATCGAGATATTTTTGAGGTACCCTGCTCTTGATAACGTCTATCCATACCTCTTTATCGATATCAAGAAACGAGGCAAGAGAGGCCAGCAGGACGACATTAGCCGCTTTTACCGTGCCTGCCTGTTCCGCCAGATGATCGGCATTGACCGGAACGATTCTGAATCCCATGCCGCGAAGAGAGTCCGTAACGTTATCCGGGTATTCTCCCATGCCCAGAGAAACCGTAGTGGGTACAATTTCCGCATCGTTGAGGATAATGGTCGCATTGTTCCTGAGCATGTCGGACGCGCGCAGGCCCTCGACCTTTTCGAAAGCGAGCATGATATCCGCCTGACCGTTCTCGATAAGCGGCGACCGGACCGTTTTACCGAAGCGCACATGGCTCGATACACTGCCCCCGCGCTGGGCCATGCCATGGACTTCGCTCTTGCGGATATCGTAACCGGCGCGGAGGGCTGCTTCGCTGAGAACCTCGGAAGCGAGGATAATTCCCTGACCGCCGACTCCGACCATAATGACATTGATTGTTTCTTTACTCATTCCTGTCTCCGTCTATCTTATTGTTCCATATTCTCCGGGCTGTTCAGCACATGCATGGAAAAGCGCTGTTATTCTATCGCCTCGATCGCTCCAAACGGACAAACCTGCCTGCAGATGCCGCAGCCATAACACATTCCTTTGTCAACCATGATTACATCGCCCTTTTTGACAATAGCCGGACACCCGATTTTAAGACAGGCGCCGCATTTTTTACATTGGGCCTGGTTGACCACGGAAAGGGCAAAATCCTGATTCCTGCATTTAAGGGCGCAGGCTCTTTTTGCCACGATGACCGAAGGCTCATCGAGCTCCATGCAGGCCTTTACTGCCTTGTCGGTTTCTTCGAGGTTGTAGGGATCGACGACATGGACATGCCTGACACCAAGCGCCCGTGCGACTTCGGCGATATCGACCGCATGGGTCGGTTCGCCCTTGATCGTGAATCCGGTGCCCGGATGCTCCTGATGGCCGGTCATGGCGGTCGTCCGGTTATCGAGCACACAGGTGATAACCTTCGATTTATTGTACACGGTATCCATGAGCCCGGTAAGGCCGGAATGCATGAATGTCGAATCTCCGAGCACAGCTATGACTCTTTTACCCGGTTGATCCTCGAACGCTTTTGAGAATCCTATCGCTCCGCTGATGGATGCGCCCATACAGATGCAGGTGTCCATGGCCTTGAGAGGCGGCAGGACGCTCAGGGTGTAACAGCCGATATCGCCTGTTACGTAGAGCTTATTCTTGTTTACGATATGGAAGAAACCGCGGTGAGGACATCCCGGACAGAGAACGGGAGGTCTCACGGGGATGGGAATATCTGCCGGAATCCGTGACGGCGATGGTTTTTCACCGGTCAATCCCTGCCTGACCAGCTCCGGATTCAGCTCATCGCACCGTGGGAAAACCTCCTTGCCGGTCACCTCGATACCAAGCTGCCTGATATGTTCTTCAAGATAGGGTTCGAGCTCTTCGACAACAAAAAGTTTTTTTACACTCGCCGCGAATGTCCTGATGAGATTTTCCGGCAGAGGCCATGTCATGCCCAGAAGCAGGAAATCGGCGTCGGGCATGACTTCCATCGCATACTGGGATGCTACACCCGATGTGATAATGCCGATTTCTCCCTTTCCCCGAATGATACGGTTAAACCTGATTTTTTCCGACAGCTCGCTGAGTTTTATCGACCGCTCCTCTACAATCACATGGCGTTTACGGGCATGACCGGGAACCATGACGTATTTCGCCGTTGTGCGGATGAACGGTTTCGTCTCAACCTCTGTGCGCTCGCCGATGATTACCGGGCTTTTCCCGTGACAGACCCGTGTGGTGAGAACGATGAGCACTGGAGTATCGAACGTCTCCGAAATCTCGAAAGCTTCCATGGTCATGTCCAGGGCTTCCTGGCTGTCGGCTGGCTCAAGCATGGGGATTTTTGCGAATTTTGCGTAATAACGGTTATCCTGCTCGTTCTGTGATGAATGCATTCCCGGATCATCCGCGCTTACAATGACCAAACCGCGGCCGATACCTGTATACGAGAGTGTCATGAGCGGGTCCGCGGCAACGTTCAGCCCCACATGTTTCATCGATGCGATTGCTCTCACTCCCGCAATGGCGGCATTACCGGCAACTTCGAGAGCAACCTTCTCGTTTGGTGACCATTCGGCATAGATTTCATCATAATGAGCTATATTTTCAAGTATCTCCGTTGATGGAGTACCGGGATAAGCTGCGGCAACCTTCACACCGGCTTCCCATGCTCCCCGTGCAACGGCCTCATCTCCGGTTAACAGTTTTTTTGTCTGGGTCATAAGGTATCCTTGTGCTGTTTTCGAAATCTCACGATAATTATAAGGTGGATTTCACTGTATACGTATATAATAGAGCACTGATTATCGTAAGGTATTATAACATAATAGTTAAGAAACCACCATCAAGTCAAGGACAAATCAGTGAAAGGTTGCGACCAGCCTTTTCCTGATGATTCCGTGAATTCGCACGGAATCAGAAGGTGGTACCCGAAGGGATAATGGCGTTTTTATAAACCACTATAATCCCTTCCCTTACTTCAAAATACGGGCACGCATGCTCGGCAACATGATCCTTGTTCACGAGGGTCACGTTTTCACCGATACGGGCGTTTTTGTCGATTATTGCATTCTCTATGACCGTGTTTCTTCCTATCCCGATCATCGGCGAGCCTGCCATCTGATCCTCGTCGATTTCCTGGAGTGACTGGTAACTGTCCGCTCCCATCATGATAACATTTTTCAATCGTACGCCCGGGCTGATTTTTGACCGGATACCGATAACCGAGCGATCGATAATACTTTCTTCGATAATGCAGCCTTCGCAGATGCTCGAATTGGATATCCTGCACCCGAGCAGCTTGCTTGCGGGGAGATATCGCGGCCTCGTGTATATTGGGTGATCCCTCCGGTACAGATCGAAGGCCGGGAACTGGTCGGTGAGGGCAAGATTTGCATGGAAAAAGCTCTTGATGGTTCCGATATCTTCCCAGTATCCGTTGAATTTGTAGGCCTTTACATTAAGATGCTTTATGGCGTACGGTATGATATGGCGGCCGAAATCATCGCCTTTTTCACCGGTAAGCAGCCGTACGAGAACTCCGCGGTTGAACACGTAGATTCCCATTGAAGCGAGGTACGGTTTAGCGGCATCGGTATCCGATTCCAGGCCGTTAAGCTCCTCCGGGGACGGTTTTTCTCTGAAATCGACGATACGATCATTACGGTCTGTCTTCAGAATTCCGAAATCGCTCGCATTGTCCGCGGCGACTGGCTTTACGGCAACAGTAACATCCGCACCCGTATCACGGTGAAAGTCAACGAACTTGTTGTAATCCATCTGGTACAGATGATCGCCCGAAAGGATGAGAAAATAATCCATATCCCGTGCACGGAGATGGGGAAACTGCTGACGTACCGCATCCGCCGTGCCCTGGTACCATTGTTCGCTCGACATGGTCTGCTGAGCGGCAAGAATCTCGATGAAACCGGTCGAAAACGAGTCGAATTTGTATGTCTGGTAGATATGACGGTGCAGCGATACCGAATTGAACTGGGTAAGGATGTAAATATGCATCAAATGAGAGTTGATGCAGTTCGATATCGGGATATCGATCAGCCTGAATTTGCCCGCAATGGGGACTGCGGGTTTTGCCCTGAGTTTGGTCAACGGCTGAAGTCTCGATCCACGGCCTCCGCCAAGAATCACCGCGAGAACTCTTTTAATCGCTTCTTCCATGGTTATACCGGTGTTTTCAATTTTAAAACGTATGATGCCTTTTGTTTATAATATATTCAAAAAAGCGTTTTCGCAAGATTCTTCTCCGCTTATGGAATCCCGTTAATATTCACGTAAACGTGTATCTGACACAATTTATATATAATCTGTCCCATATCCGGCGATTATCCCGGTTATTCCTGCCGGTATCCGCTATCGATTGGCATTGCGTAAATCGACTGTCCGGGGATATTTTTCTCCGGGCCGCGGGAAATGGCTTGGTTCGACGAACCTTACGGCTGGTTCGAACGAAAGCCTGCTCGTAAGGACGTGTCTGATGGTGGATTCCATGTGTCCGTATTTCCTCATTTCATCGCCGAACAGTCTATCGGTCACCTCGATAAGGATTTCAAGGTTGTCTCCCTGGTCATCGCGCGAAACGACAAGCTGGTATCGCACCGGGAATTCAAACAGCCTGTTGAGCAACTCTTCGATGTCGCGAACGTAAATATTGACACCGCGAATAATGATAAGGTCGGTTTTGCGGCTCCGGATTCGTCCAAGCCGTTCATGAGGCCGGCCACACCGGCACGGTTCGGGACTTATGGATGTTATGTCGCCGGTCCTGTAGCGGATAAGCGGCATTGATTCGCGGGTGAGTGTCGTAAGCACAAGCTCGCCTTCTTCATGAGGACCAAGGATGCTGCCTGTTTCGGGATCGATAATTTCAGCGATAAAGTGGTCTTCCCATACATGGAGGCCGTCCTTGTATTCACATTCGCCGGCTACTCCCGGACCCATGAGTTCGCTGATTCCGTAGATATCGTAAGCCTCGATACCGAGCGATTTCTCGATCTGTGACCGCACATCCTCGCTCCACGGTTCTGCGCCGAACAGCCCTTTCCTGAGGGTCAGTTCGTGTTTTTCGATACCTTTCTTCTTTATAAAATAGCTGATCTGCATGGCGTATGACGGCGTCGAGAAAAGACACGTCGTGTGATAATCCCTCATGATCCGTATCTGCTGCTCCACATCTCCTATGGATACGGGGATCACCGTTGCCCCCATGTGCTCAGCCCCCATATCGAGTCCGAATCCTCCCGAAAACAGGCCATAGGCGAATGAAACCTGCACAATATCGTTCGAATCGATCCCGATTGCGCAGAGAATACGGGCAAGGAGTTCGGCCCAGTGGTCACGGTCGTTACGGGTATACCCGACGACAACGGGCCGTCCCGTTGTTCCTGATGAAGAATGAATTCGACGAACATCACGGAGCGGAACAGCAAAAAAACCGTATGGCTGGTGTTCGACGAGGTCGTCCCGTGTCGTAAACGGTATTTTCCCCAGGTCTTTGATGTTTCGCACGTTTTCGGGAACAACGCCGTTTTTTTCAAAAAGATCATGGTAAAACGGTACATTGTTTATGGCGCGGTTCAGCGCGGCCTGTAACCGCTCCATTTTAATCTGATCGAGATCATCCCGGCCGATCATCTCCATATTTTTATTCCAGACACCCATATTGACCTCCATGCTGGACCGCGGTAACGGGCAGTATATGCTTGTAAGAAAACAGAGAAAGGAGACGGAATCTTCAACCGGCAGAAAAAATGTTTATTTGTTCCGAGGTTTTTTACATGCCAGGGTTTCTGCACCGATGGTGCTTCCCGATTCCCGTTCCTTTTTTTGTGCTTTTTCCCTTATTTTAATGCTTATAACAGGTTTTCCGTGCTGATGTTCACGTTCAAATGCCGAATGCCCGCAGAATTCATTCCATCATCGTTCAATCGTCATCACGATCCCAGGAAACCGTCTACGGAACTGCCGAGATAAGCGCGCTGAATATCCTGGCTCTGCTCAAGTTCCTTCGATGTTCCCGATAACACCATTTTCCCGGTTTCGAGTACATATCCCCTGTCGGATACCTTGAGGGCCAGTTTCGCATTCTGCTCGACGAGGAGAATGGTTCTGCCTTCGTGTTTCAGTTGCTCGATAACCGTATAGATTTCCCGTATTATCAGGGGTGCAAGACCTGTCGACGGCTCGTCGAGAAGAAGGAGCTTCGGCTTTGCCATGAGCGCCCGGCCGAACGCGAGCATCTGCTGTTCACCGCCCGAAAGCGTTCCTGCAAGGTTGTTGCGCCGTTCCGCCAGCCGTGGGAAAAGGCCAAGGACCCATTCAATATCCTGCGAAATTTCTTTTTTATCGTTCCGTGTGTATGCGCCGAGCCTGAGGTTGTCGATCACGCTGAGCGGATCGAAAACCAGGCGGTTTTCCGGCGATTGGGCTATTCCGAGGGTGACAATTTTTTCCGGCGACATATTTCGTATCGATTTTCCCTCGAAGATGATTTCGCCCCCGATATTCTTGAGAAGGCCCGACAGAGCATGGAGTGTCGTTGTCTTTCCAGCGCCGTTTGCCCCGATAAGGCTCACAACCTCTCCGCGGGCAATGTGGATCGATATTCCCTTGAGGGCCTGGATACGGTCGTAATATGCTTCGAGATTTTTTACGACGAGCATGTCGTTAATCTCCCAGATATGCCGCAATAACCTCTGGATTTTTCTGTACTTCCGAAGGTGTACCGCATGTGATGAGAATACCGTTGTTGAGCACGATAACCGAGTTGGAGATATTCATGACCAGTTCCATGTCATGTTCCACGAGAAAAACCGTAATGCCGGAATCGAGAATGAGCCGGATGAGCCTGCCGAGTTTGATGGTTTCCTGCGAATTGAGACCTGCCGCCGGTTCATCGAGCAGGAGAAGCCTGGGCTTGGCCGCGAGCGCCCGTGCTATCTCAAGAATACGCTGTTGCCCGAATGGAAGGTTCCCTGCGTTCATCGATGCAAGGTCTCCGAGCCCGACGAAATCGAGCGCTTTCAGGGCTTCCTCACGGATGAACCGTTCCTCACGGCTTACCGAGGGTAGCCGTAACGCCGAGGATAACATTCCCTTCCGGCTTCGTGTGTGAACGCCCACCATCACATTTTCCAGCGCGGACATATTGGAAAATATGCGGATGTTCTGAAAAGTACGCGCTATACCCAGTGCGGCGATCCTGTAGGGTGGAAGACCGGTAATATCCTTCCCGCGGAAATAAATCTTTCCCGTCGAGGCCGGAAGAAGACCGGTGACGAGATTGAACGCCGTGGTTTTTCCGGCGCCGTTGGGTCCGATCATGGCTGTAATGATGCCTTCCTGAATGCATGCATCCAGATCGCAGACAGCTTTTACACCGCCAAAGAAGCGGCACAGTCCTTCGATTTTGAGAAAGCTCATCGGTTGTTTATTGTTCGTGTTTTCCATCGCGCCGTACAATATCCTGTAATTTTTGCGATAAGCCCCGTGAGACCTTCCGGGAGAAACATCATCATTCCGAGCAAAATGGCTCCGTACATGAGAATATCGTATTCGTTGAACACGCCGAGGAATTCCGGAAGGAGTGTGAAAATGGAAGCTCCGATTATGGCGCCCCAGAGACTCCCCATACCGCCGCTCATGATCATGATCAGGAAAAGAATCGATTTATTTAAATTAAAACCCGTCGGGCTTACAAAACGCATATGATGAACGTATAAACTTCCCGCTATGGAAGCCAGAATGGCAGAATAGACAAAAACCTGTATTTTATACCTTGCGACATTGACCCCCATTGCATTCGCGGCGGTCTCGTCGCCGTGGATACTCCGCAGAGCACGGCCTACCCGTGAATGAATAATGTTGAGCGATACGATCAGGACAATGAGTACAATAGTCCAGACCAGGAAATATTTCGATAACTCACTCTTGAAAACATATCCGGCGACTGACATGCTCGGAACACCGCTGAAACCGGATGGGCCTTCTGTCAGCCCGACTGCGGCGCCGCTCGACACATAGATTATTTCGCCGAATCCGAGTGTTGCCATGGCAAGATAGTGTCCTCTCAGCCTGAGGGATGGCAGCCCGACAATGAGAGCCGCAAAAATCGCCAGACCTGCTCCGATAAGCATGGCGGTCACTGGATGGAAGTGATGCATTTTCGTAAGGATGGCCGAAGAATATCCCCCGATGGCAAAAAATCCCGCATGACCGAGAGAAATCTGCCCGGCATAACCCATGAGCATACTGAGTCCTATTGCAACAATCGCGTAAATTCCGGCGAACACGAGAATGCTCAGCAGATACTGATTATGGACAAATACCGGGAGTATTCCGATTATCAGAATCAACGCCGCGCATTTTATATAATTGCTTTTTCCCATTCTTTACTGTACTCGCAATCAATTAACTTGGTTTGTTTCTCCGGATTTTTCTAAAATATTAAACCACGAAGACACAAATATATATAACATATTATTTGTATTATTTTTAGCAATTATCAACAAAAGATTTAGTTAAAAAATAAAAATCCGTGAAAATCCGCGTTGCAAACAAGTCGGGTTAAACATGATACCCGGTTTTTTTATCTCCGTGACCTTCGTGTCTCCGTGGTTATTTTTTATTATTTCCGTCAGAACTTCTTCAGTTTTGCCTCCTCGGATTTCGAGAAGAGACCGCTCGGTTTGATAAACAGCACCACGATAAGGATAAAGAGAGCGATAACATCTTTGTAATGTGAAGATATAAGTGCTGTTACAAATGATTCGATAAGCCCGAGCAGAAGCCCCGCAATAACTGTCCCCGCCGGGTTGCCGAGCCCACCGACCACGGTTGCGCAGAAGCCCTTGAGCGCAAGCGGTGTTCCCCTCTCGAATGACATGAGTGTCATGGGAGTGAGCAATACCCCGGCTATACCACCAAGCCCGGCTGAAAGCGCAAACGACAGAAGCACGATTTTACGGACATTTATCCCGACGAGATATGCCGCGGTGCGGTTTGCGGCGGTGGCACGCATCGCTTTTCCGATAAGGGTATACTTGAAAACATAGAAAAGTATCACCAGAACGGTAAAAATTACCCCGAGAATCCAGAAGACCTGCGGGGGAACCGATGCCCCCATTACCTGGATCGGGTTGTCACCCGAAAATGTCGGGATGCCGTGCTCCTCTTTCCCCCACACGAACATGGCGATTCCGCGCATCAGAATCGAGGCGGCGATCGTGATCATGATGAGCCCGAGAACCGACGGGTTTTTCAGGGGATGAATGCAGGTGAATTCAAAGAGCGCACCTATGGCAGTTACCGCAAGAACCGTAACCACAAAGGTGAGTAACAGGGGAAGATGAAATGTATGGTAACATGTCACGGCGATCATACCACCGAGCATGACAAATTCA
It contains:
- a CDS encoding branched-chain amino acid ABC transporter permease — its product is MGKSNYIKCAALILIIGILPVFVHNQYLLSILVFAGIYAIVAIGLSMLMGYAGQISLGHAGFFAIGGYSSAILTKMHHFHPVTAMLIGAGLAIFAALIVGLPSLRLRGHYLAMATLGFGEIIYVSSGAAVGLTEGPSGFSGVPSMSVAGYVFKSELSKYFLVWTIVLIVLIVSLNIIHSRVGRALRSIHGDETAANAMGVNVARYKIQVFVYSAILASIAGSLYVHHMRFVSPTGFNLNKSILFLIMIMSGGMGSLWGAIIGASIFTLLPEFLGVFNEYDILMYGAILLGMMMFLPEGLTGLIAKITGYCTARWKTRTINNR
- a CDS encoding phenylacetate--CoA ligase, translating into MGVWNKNMEMIGRDDLDQIKMERLQAALNRAINNVPFYHDLFEKNGVVPENVRNIKDLGKIPFTTRDDLVEHQPYGFFAVPLRDVRRIHSSSGTTGRPVVVGYTRNDRDHWAELLARILCAIGIDSNDIVQVSFAYGLFSGGFGLDMGAEHMGATVIPVSIGDVEQQIRIMRDYHTTCLFSTPSYAMQISYFIKKKGIEKHELTLRKGLFGAEPWSEDVRSQIEKSLGIEAYDIYGISELMGPGVAGECEYKDGLHVWEDHFIAEIIDPETGSILGPHEEGELVLTTLTRESMPLIRYRTGDITSISPEPCRCGRPHERLGRIRSRKTDLIIIRGVNIYVRDIEELLNRLFEFPVRYQLVVSRDDQGDNLEILIEVTDRLFGDEMRKYGHMESTIRHVLTSRLSFEPAVRFVEPSHFPRPGEKYPRTVDLRNANR
- a CDS encoding ABC transporter ATP-binding protein, which produces MENTNNKQPMSFLKIEGLCRFFGGVKAVCDLDACIQEGIITAMIGPNGAGKTTAFNLVTGLLPASTGKIYFRGKDITGLPPYRIAALGIARTFQNIRIFSNMSALENVMVGVHTRSRKGMLSSALRLPSVSREERFIREEALKALDFVGLGDLASMNAGNLPFGQQRILEIARALAAKPRLLLLDEPAAGLNSQETIKLGRLIRLILDSGITVFLVEHDMELVMNISNSVIVLNNGILITCGTPSEVQKNPEVIAAYLGD
- a CDS encoding glucose-1-phosphate adenylyltransferase, which gives rise to MKRVLAVILGGGRGSRLQPLTKLRAKPAVPIAGKFRLIDIPISNCINSHLMHIYILTQFNSVSLHRHIYQTYKFDSFSTGFIEILAAQQTMSSEQWYQGTADAVRQQFPHLRARDMDYFLILSGDHLYQMDYNKFVDFHRDTGADVTVAVKPVAADNASDFGILKTDRNDRIVDFREKPSPEELNGLESDTDAAKPYLASMGIYVFNRGVLVRLLTGEKGDDFGRHIIPYAIKHLNVKAYKFNGYWEDIGTIKSFFHANLALTDQFPAFDLYRRDHPIYTRPRYLPASKLLGCRISNSSICEGCIIEESIIDRSVIGIRSKISPGVRLKNVIMMGADSYQSLQEIDEDQMAGSPMIGIGRNTVIENAIIDKNARIGENVTLVNKDHVAEHACPYFEVREGIIVVYKNAIIPSGTTF
- a CDS encoding ABC transporter ATP-binding protein; protein product: MLVVKNLEAYYDRIQALKGISIHIARGEVVSLIGANGAGKTTTLHALSGLLKNIGGEIIFEGKSIRNMSPEKIVTLGIAQSPENRLVFDPLSVIDNLRLGAYTRNDKKEISQDIEWVLGLFPRLAERRNNLAGTLSGGEQQMLAFGRALMAKPKLLLLDEPSTGLAPLIIREIYTVIEQLKHEGRTILLVEQNAKLALKVSDRGYVLETGKMVLSGTSKELEQSQDIQRAYLGSSVDGFLGS
- a CDS encoding phenylacetate--CoA ligase, translating into MIWNEKYECMSIEERKKLQLERLKFILGYAYERIPFYKQSFDKQGIKPSDLKQLSDLSKFPTVTKIDLRDNYPFGLFAQPLENIQRLHASSGTTGKPIVAGYTRNDIDTWAEVIARTLACGDCGKKDVVQNAYGYGLFTGGLGIHYGAEKIGATVIPISGGN
- the iorA gene encoding indolepyruvate ferredoxin oxidoreductase subunit alpha, which produces MTQTKKLLTGDEAVARGAWEAGVKVAAAYPGTPSTEILENIAHYDEIYAEWSPNEKVALEVAGNAAIAGVRAIASMKHVGLNVAADPLMTLSYTGIGRGLVIVSADDPGMHSSQNEQDNRYYAKFAKIPMLEPADSQEALDMTMEAFEISETFDTPVLIVLTTRVCHGKSPVIIGERTEVETKPFIRTTAKYVMVPGHARKRHVIVEERSIKLSELSEKIRFNRIIRGKGEIGIITSGVASQYAMEVMPDADFLLLGMTWPLPENLIRTFAASVKKLFVVEELEPYLEEHIRQLGIEVTGKEVFPRCDELNPELVRQGLTGEKPSPSRIPADIPIPVRPPVLCPGCPHRGFFHIVNKNKLYVTGDIGCYTLSVLPPLKAMDTCICMGASISGAIGFSKAFEDQPGKRVIAVLGDSTFMHSGLTGLMDTVYNKSKVITCVLDNRTTAMTGHQEHPGTGFTIKGEPTHAVDIAEVARALGVRHVHVVDPYNLEETDKAVKACMELDEPSVIVAKRACALKCRNQDFALSVVNQAQCKKCGACLKIGCPAIVKKGDVIMVDKGMCYGCGICRQVCPFGAIEAIE
- a CDS encoding branched-chain amino acid ABC transporter permease — protein: MGLDSYIQLFFSGITIGSIYAMVALGFLIIYSSTGIINLAQGEFVMLGGMIAVTCYHTFHLPLLLTFVVTVLAVTAIGALFEFTCIHPLKNPSVLGLIMITIAASILMRGIAMFVWGKEEHGIPTFSGDNPIQVMGASVPPQVFWILGVIFTVLVILFYVFKYTLIGKAMRATAANRTAAYLVGINVRKIVLLSFALSAGLGGIAGVLLTPMTLMSFERGTPLALKGFCATVVGGLGNPAGTVIAGLLLGLIESFVTALISSHYKDVIALFILIVVLFIKPSGLFSKSEEAKLKKF
- a CDS encoding indolepyruvate oxidoreductase subunit beta, encoding MSKETINVIMVGVGGQGIILASEVLSEAALRAGYDIRKSEVHGMAQRGGSVSSHVRFGKTVRSPLIENGQADIMLAFEKVEGLRASDMLRNNATIILNDAEIVPTTVSLGMGEYPDNVTDSLRGMGFRIVPVNADHLAEQAGTVKAANVVLLASLASFLDIDKEVWIDVIKSRVPQKYLDINLKAFALGYEASCA